A single Tindallia californiensis DNA region contains:
- a CDS encoding histidinol-phosphatase HisJ family protein, giving the protein MIDYHVHTHHSFDGFHSMEELVTKGISLGLSEICFTDHKDYDYDGKGSEFTFSYKDYFFELEQMQNKFEDKISIKSGVEFGLQPHNIKQYEDDIALFPFDYIIGSIHSAKKSDIFIGDFFETRNQKQAYDDYFDDMLQVIRKNATFSVLGHMDVIKRYGDFPSPLSLNEYIEYPRTIFKEIIQQDKGIEVNTSGFRYNLNATHPSIDLLKLFHQLGGEIIVPGSDTHQINDLGFHLIETLKLLHHIGYRYIASFDKMKPRFHKIESFL; this is encoded by the coding sequence ATGATTGATTATCACGTTCATACACACCACTCCTTCGATGGATTTCATTCCATGGAAGAACTTGTTACAAAGGGAATTTCTTTAGGGCTGTCAGAAATATGTTTTACTGATCATAAAGATTACGATTACGATGGTAAAGGTAGTGAGTTTACTTTTTCTTATAAGGATTATTTTTTTGAACTCGAGCAGATGCAAAACAAATTTGAGGATAAAATCTCTATTAAATCAGGGGTTGAATTTGGTCTTCAGCCTCATAATATTAAACAGTACGAAGACGACATCGCTTTATTCCCTTTCGATTATATTATCGGATCCATTCATAGTGCAAAAAAATCCGATATTTTCATTGGAGATTTTTTCGAAACTCGGAACCAAAAACAAGCTTACGATGATTATTTCGATGATATGTTGCAGGTAATCAGAAAAAATGCTACTTTTTCTGTTCTGGGACATATGGATGTCATTAAACGATATGGAGACTTCCCTTCCCCCTTATCCTTAAATGAATACATTGAATACCCAAGGACTATTTTTAAGGAGATCATCCAGCAAGACAAGGGCATCGAAGTCAATACTTCAGGCTTTCGCTATAACCTAAACGCAACGCATCCTTCTATCGATTTACTCAAACTCTTTCATCAATTGGGTGGCGAAATAATTGTACCAGGTTCCGATACTCATCAAATCAATGATTTAGGCTTTCATTTGATAGAGACACTAAAGCTTCTTCATCATATAGGTTATCGTTATATCGCTTCTTTCGATAAGATGAAACCTCGATTTCATAAAATAGAATCCTTCTTGTAA
- a CDS encoding GGDEF domain-containing protein: MIKMIEGFMTDKEFYHHLQNEILTFSKEIVLVKLNIDDFETVNRFYGEYVGDQVIRNTAKMLVENLREDDLVCRTHKDEFLVMMPDTSRETGNILIEEIRNFRSEHTMMVGEKSLKIRFSAGIASFPHNGKTKEVLIEAVDKALVKAKTLGKNRICLAVRDDWVEKHVCITKEMALKLREIASKRNKTESGLIRAWLEEMLENHDV, translated from the coding sequence ATGATAAAAATGATTGAAGGATTTATGACAGATAAAGAATTTTATCATCATTTGCAAAATGAAATTCTGACATTTTCCAAAGAAATCGTCCTAGTGAAATTAAATATAGATGATTTTGAAACCGTTAACCGTTTTTATGGAGAATATGTTGGAGATCAAGTAATTCGAAATACGGCCAAAATGCTGGTAGAAAATCTTAGAGAAGATGATTTGGTATGTAGGACACATAAAGATGAATTTTTAGTAATGATGCCTGACACATCCAGAGAAACAGGGAATATTTTAATAGAAGAAATTAGGAATTTTCGATCAGAACATACGATGATGGTGGGAGAAAAAAGCCTTAAAATAAGGTTTAGTGCCGGAATAGCTTCCTTTCCTCATAATGGTAAAACGAAAGAAGTTTTGATAGAAGCAGTTGATAAAGCCTTAGTGAAAGCAAAAACCCTTGGGAAAAACCGGATTTGCCTTGCTGTTAGGGATGATTGGGTAGAAAAGCATGTGTGTATTACTAAAGAAATGGCACTTAAGCTACGAGAAATAGCTTCAAAAAGAAATAAGACAGAATCTGGACTTATAAGAGCTTGGTTAGAAGAAATGTTAGAAAATCATGATGTGTAA
- a CDS encoding MOSC domain-containing protein, translating into MAKVLSINLSKETGVVKTPIEKGEFIENYGLQNDAHAGEWHRQVSLLGQESVDKIRKLGLIDKLEPGVFAENILTEGIVLYELAIGTRLKVGETIQEVTQIGKKCHHGCEIFQKVGDCVMPREGIFTKVLKGGIVKEGDEIALIKKEG; encoded by the coding sequence ATGGCTAAGGTGCTGTCGATTAATTTAAGTAAAGAAACGGGCGTCGTTAAGACACCTATAGAAAAAGGAGAGTTCATAGAAAATTATGGCCTACAAAATGATGCTCATGCAGGTGAGTGGCATCGTCAGGTGAGTTTGCTTGGCCAGGAAAGTGTTGACAAAATAAGAAAGCTCGGGCTAATAGACAAGCTGGAGCCAGGGGTTTTTGCAGAAAATATTTTAACGGAAGGAATTGTTTTGTATGAGTTAGCGATTGGAACGAGATTGAAGGTTGGTGAAACGATACAAGAAGTGACGCAGATTGGCAAAAAATGTCATCATGGATGTGAAATTTTTCAAAAAGTTGGTGACTGTGTGATGCCAAGAGAAGGCATTTTTACTAAAGTACTTAAAGGTGGGATAGTAAAAGAAGGAGATGAGATAGCCTTAATAAAGAAGGAAGGATAA
- a CDS encoding molybdopterin biosynthesis protein translates to MTKKDRNLYLTNKPLQEAMEEYLHSISRSFAGISDEIIMVQDALGRKTASPVFAKISAPHYNAAAMDGIAVDASVTNGASETNPIQLKIDKDYTIVNTGAPLTMKRNAVVMVEDIVEVDDETVEIRSAVSPWQHVRPVGEDVVKGELILSENHIIRPQDIAALLTGGIERVKVKRKISVGIIPTGSEITELVDPLPEGKIIESNSKMFYALLSSYEATGTTYPIVKDEPAEIRLAIEKAVDENDLVVVNAGSSAGTKDYTVDVLREIGVVFTHGIAIKPGKPAILAEVKGKPVVGIPGYPVSAYVVFEQVVKSLVYALQNQKPMLVEKLKATLARRIVSSLKHEEFVRVKVGKVDERWIATPLNRGAGVTMSLVKADGILRIPQLTEGYDKGDSVEVELSRSQEDLSNTIVSIGSHDIVMDLIANELQKKNDNLALSSAHVGSMGGIIAMKQKECHLAPIHLLDEISGEYNIEYVRKYFANEKMSMIKLVKRSQGLMVQQGNPKEITSLEDLGREDISMINRQKGAGTRILLDYMMKIKKMDPNLLQGYQREMTTHMAVAVAIKNDTADCGLGVESAAKAMGLDFIPIAWEEYDLLIPQYMLETEKIKRLLEVIRSDSFVKQVMRLGGYDCSQTGKTILI, encoded by the coding sequence TTGACAAAAAAAGATAGAAATCTTTATTTGACGAACAAGCCTCTTCAGGAGGCGATGGAAGAATACCTCCACTCAATTAGTCGATCATTTGCAGGAATATCTGATGAAATAATAATGGTGCAAGACGCTCTGGGAAGAAAAACAGCAAGTCCTGTTTTTGCAAAAATATCTGCACCTCATTACAATGCGGCAGCAATGGATGGAATTGCTGTTGATGCATCGGTTACAAATGGTGCATCTGAAACAAATCCCATACAATTGAAAATAGATAAAGATTATACCATAGTAAACACTGGAGCTCCACTAACAATGAAGCGAAATGCAGTCGTGATGGTTGAAGATATTGTTGAAGTAGACGATGAGACGGTAGAAATAAGGAGCGCGGTTAGTCCCTGGCAACATGTCAGACCTGTAGGTGAAGACGTGGTAAAGGGTGAATTGATTCTATCGGAAAATCATATTATTAGACCGCAAGATATAGCCGCTTTATTAACTGGTGGAATTGAGCGGGTAAAGGTAAAAAGAAAAATATCTGTTGGCATTATTCCGACAGGATCGGAAATCACCGAATTGGTAGACCCTCTTCCGGAAGGGAAAATAATTGAGTCTAATAGCAAGATGTTTTATGCTTTATTATCTTCTTACGAAGCGACAGGGACTACCTATCCAATTGTTAAGGATGAACCTGCCGAGATCCGACTGGCGATTGAAAAAGCAGTAGATGAAAACGATCTGGTAGTGGTTAATGCTGGTTCATCAGCGGGTACGAAAGATTATACGGTAGATGTATTGCGGGAAATAGGAGTTGTTTTTACACACGGTATTGCAATCAAACCTGGAAAGCCTGCTATTCTTGCAGAGGTGAAAGGAAAACCGGTAGTGGGAATTCCGGGATATCCAGTGTCGGCTTATGTTGTTTTTGAGCAGGTGGTAAAGTCGTTGGTTTATGCACTTCAAAATCAGAAACCAATGCTAGTAGAAAAATTAAAAGCAACTTTAGCAAGACGGATAGTATCTTCTTTGAAGCATGAAGAATTTGTTCGTGTAAAAGTAGGGAAGGTAGATGAACGTTGGATCGCCACGCCGTTAAATCGGGGAGCGGGTGTGACGATGTCTTTGGTAAAAGCGGATGGAATTTTAAGAATTCCTCAGTTGACAGAAGGATATGATAAAGGTGATAGTGTAGAAGTTGAACTATCAAGATCACAAGAAGACCTTTCGAACACCATAGTATCCATTGGAAGTCATGATATAGTCATGGATTTGATCGCCAATGAACTGCAGAAAAAGAATGATAACCTAGCACTTTCTTCTGCTCATGTAGGAAGCATGGGTGGAATCATTGCTATGAAACAGAAAGAGTGCCATTTGGCACCTATCCATTTATTAGATGAAATTTCCGGTGAATATAATATTGAATATGTACGAAAATATTTTGCCAATGAAAAGATGAGCATGATAAAATTGGTGAAAAGAAGTCAAGGATTAATGGTTCAACAAGGTAATCCTAAAGAGATCACTTCTTTGGAAGATTTGGGAAGAGAAGATATTTCGATGATTAATCGTCAAAAGGGTGCTGGAACAAGAATTTTATTAGATTATATGATGAAAATAAAAAAAATGGACCCTAACTTGCTTCAAGGTTATCAAAGGGAAATGACTACCCACATGGCGGTAGCTGTCGCAATAAAGAATGATACGGCAGATTGTGGCTTAGGTGTGGAATCAGCAGCGAAAGCGATGGGACTTGACTTTATACCGATTGCATGGGAAGAATACGATCTTTTGATACCTCAATATATGCTGGAAACAGAAAAAATAAAGAGATTGCTCGAAGTAATTAGGAGTGATTCCTTTGTTAAACAAGTGATGCGTCTCGGTGGATATGATTGTTCACAAACAGGAAAAACCATACTAATTTAA
- a CDS encoding molybdopterin molybdotransferase MoeA translates to MELFKTKSIHEVQEILKNLSLDISLESEEVALVEGLHRPLCNSVESPMDIPEFNRSTVDGYAVKATDTHGANESIPAMLKNIGEIEMGTNTSVEINAGECVYVPTGGMIPEGSDAVVMIECVEVMDNELVLVHQSVAAGENTLLKGEDMKKREMIFDKGHRLRPQDVGLLAGMGFQSVHVYGKLKVGIISTGDEIVQPGDELTMGKIIDMNSYSISAAALEDGCEVVDTSVVPDDIEILKEKLRMMMKKCHLILVSGGSSMGHRDVTKDAINSIGDPGVVVHGISVKPGKPTIIGKVGDTLMIGLPGQPVSALVVYRILINIIMEALVGSGSQMSTTNGKLAVNIPSAPGREHYVMVRLDREKTENVVQPVHGKSGMLSMMSKADGFVKIDANKEGLNKGTDVMIYLF, encoded by the coding sequence ATGGAGTTATTTAAAACAAAAAGTATTCATGAAGTACAAGAAATATTAAAAAACCTATCTTTAGATATTTCTCTTGAATCTGAAGAAGTTGCGCTGGTCGAAGGACTGCATAGACCTTTATGCAATAGCGTTGAAAGCCCTATGGATATTCCGGAGTTTAATCGTTCGACGGTTGATGGTTATGCTGTAAAAGCTACTGATACCCATGGTGCTAATGAATCAATACCGGCTATGCTTAAAAACATAGGAGAAATAGAAATGGGAACCAATACTTCTGTTGAAATAAATGCTGGTGAATGTGTTTATGTACCAACGGGTGGCATGATTCCTGAAGGTAGTGACGCGGTTGTGATGATTGAATGTGTAGAGGTCATGGACAATGAGTTGGTTTTAGTTCACCAATCGGTAGCGGCTGGAGAAAACACCTTATTGAAGGGCGAAGATATGAAAAAAAGAGAAATGATATTTGATAAAGGACATAGATTACGGCCGCAAGATGTGGGTTTACTGGCTGGTATGGGTTTTCAAAGTGTGCATGTCTATGGAAAATTGAAGGTAGGTATTATTTCTACTGGTGATGAGATTGTACAGCCTGGTGATGAATTAACTATGGGTAAGATTATTGATATGAATAGCTATAGTATATCAGCGGCGGCTTTGGAAGATGGGTGTGAAGTGGTGGACACATCAGTAGTACCGGATGATATTGAAATACTAAAAGAAAAATTGCGAATGATGATGAAAAAATGTCATCTCATATTGGTTTCTGGCGGTAGTTCTATGGGTCATCGTGATGTCACAAAAGATGCAATTAATAGCATTGGGGATCCGGGAGTCGTTGTGCATGGAATTTCTGTTAAACCAGGAAAGCCGACTATTATTGGGAAAGTTGGAGACACATTGATGATAGGTCTGCCGGGTCAGCCAGTGTCTGCGTTAGTAGTGTATAGGATTTTAATCAATATCATTATGGAAGCGCTCGTTGGAAGTGGCTCACAGATGTCGACAACAAATGGTAAATTAGCTGTCAATATTCCATCAGCACCAGGTAGAGAACACTATGTGATGGTCAGACTGGACAGGGAAAAGACAGAGAATGTGGTACAACCTGTTCATGGTAAATCTGGAATGTTGTCCATGATGAGTAAAGCCGATGGATTTGTTAAGATCGACGCAAACAAAGAAGGACTGAACAAAGGGACTGATGTGATGATTTATCTATTTTAG
- a CDS encoding RluA family pseudouridine synthase, producing the protein MLPIEDQKYNKIVYKVEKNEEGMTLKSLLKKQWEVSSRLMSRLKKDKRVTINSKWAPYHQILQKNDLLVLNMEEESCDFTPINIPLNIIYEDFDVLVINKPPGMLTHPTAATREGTLANAVMNYMNNRGECYKIRFVNRLDMDTSGAMILAKNSFAHQQLAAQLQSKMVKKYLAFVLGRVDKSYQKVEAPIYRPETIPENEPPRRVVDSRGKMAVSHLEKVEVYSKASLIRIKIDTGRTHQIRVHAHHIGHPIIGDEFYEPDQPNRIKRQALHAERIIFDHPRTKEEIECNAELPDDLIELKRLLEKEI; encoded by the coding sequence ATGTTACCGATAGAAGATCAGAAATATAATAAAATTGTATACAAAGTAGAAAAAAATGAAGAGGGAATGACATTAAAATCATTACTGAAAAAGCAATGGGAAGTATCGAGTCGATTGATGTCAAGACTGAAAAAAGATAAAAGGGTAACAATAAACAGTAAGTGGGCACCTTACCATCAGATACTTCAAAAAAATGACTTGTTAGTGCTGAACATGGAAGAAGAGAGCTGTGATTTTACACCAATAAACATACCACTGAATATCATTTATGAAGATTTTGATGTACTGGTAATCAATAAACCGCCAGGAATGTTGACACATCCTACAGCAGCAACCAGAGAAGGAACATTGGCAAACGCAGTCATGAATTATATGAATAATCGTGGTGAATGTTATAAGATCAGGTTTGTAAATAGACTTGATATGGATACTTCAGGAGCGATGATTTTGGCAAAAAACTCTTTTGCCCATCAGCAACTTGCAGCTCAGTTGCAATCAAAAATGGTAAAGAAATATTTGGCATTTGTATTGGGGCGTGTAGATAAATCTTACCAGAAGGTAGAAGCACCTATCTATAGACCGGAAACGATTCCTGAGAATGAGCCTCCAAGAAGAGTAGTGGATTCCAGAGGTAAAATGGCAGTTAGTCATTTGGAAAAAGTAGAAGTATATTCAAAAGCTAGTTTGATTCGGATTAAAATAGATACAGGCAGAACTCATCAAATTCGTGTCCATGCTCATCATATAGGGCATCCGATTATAGGGGATGAATTTTATGAACCTGACCAACCTAATCGAATAAAACGACAGGCGCTTCATGCAGAAAGAATTATTTTTGATCATCCACGCACAAAAGAAGAAATTGAATGCAACGCAGAGCTACCAGATGATCTAATAGAATTAAAAAGGTTGTTAGAAAAAGAAATATAA
- a CDS encoding NAD(+)/NADH kinase — MSTIKHICVLSNSLPLSRKTELLLQEKLDEYRFSWSKQLEVDTDLIICIGGDGSFLKTMHDLSFPTTPVVSVNTGHLGFFSEVTPDQIDLLLQKIHDNRYIIETINPLSAKVDLEKNIQALLAINEVVVKSSRCKPIHLKITVNNQLIQTFSGDGILVSTSTGSTAYSYSAGGSIVDPSLEVLQITPLAPINTNAYRCFTSSVIFPPNATIRIMPEREPESYVMISADGIEQPQTSFKEINISLSNQAIYMLRLNQHDFWNKVITKFL, encoded by the coding sequence ATGTCCACTATTAAACACATCTGCGTATTGAGTAATTCATTACCTCTCTCTCGCAAAACAGAACTATTGCTACAAGAGAAATTAGATGAGTACCGATTTAGCTGGAGCAAGCAATTAGAGGTTGACACCGATTTAATTATCTGCATCGGTGGTGATGGCTCTTTCTTGAAAACCATGCACGATTTATCATTTCCTACTACACCCGTTGTATCTGTCAACACAGGACATTTAGGTTTTTTCTCCGAAGTAACACCAGATCAAATAGATTTGCTTCTACAAAAGATCCATGATAACCGTTATATTATCGAAACCATTAACCCTTTATCCGCTAAAGTCGATTTAGAAAAAAACATTCAAGCCCTTTTGGCAATTAATGAAGTCGTTGTTAAAAGTAGTCGTTGTAAACCAATCCACCTAAAAATAACTGTAAATAATCAACTAATTCAAACATTCAGCGGTGATGGAATCCTTGTTTCTACTTCAACTGGCAGTACAGCCTATAGTTATTCAGCAGGAGGCAGCATCGTTGATCCCAGCTTAGAAGTGCTTCAGATTACACCCCTCGCTCCTATTAATACCAATGCTTATAGGTGTTTTACATCTAGCGTTATTTTTCCTCCTAACGCTACTATTCGTATTATGCCAGAGAGAGAGCCCGAAAGTTATGTCATGATCTCTGCCGATGGAATTGAACAACCTCAAACCTCTTTCAAAGAAATTAATATTTCTTTAAGTAATCAGGCCATCTATATGTTAAGATTAAACCAACATGACTTTTGGAATAAAGTGATTACAAAATTTCTTTAA